Below is a genomic region from Medicago truncatula cultivar Jemalong A17 chromosome 3, MtrunA17r5.0-ANR, whole genome shotgun sequence.
TTCTCCTTTTAGATCAAGCGTTTTCTCTTCTTATACATAATTCGATGAACGTTTCCGTGTTGATCGGAAATTTGTTCTCAGATAAATCTCgagatttttttgataaatattatTAAGCTCTCACTGTACTGTTTATGGTGTGTCCACTTCAgcttttactttgcattttcctttttttttttttttacttgcttTATTGCTACCGTTTCACGctctttttttaatcatttttcttttcttctcgaGTTTTCTTAGCTGGTTAATTCGCACCGAGTTAATTCATGTTTATCTATTGATGTGagagataaattaattttaaacggCGAGCCCTAAGATAATTTAATTGTGTTGATATTTGTGCATCGATTCATCATCATCTTGTAAGGTGAGTTTCTTGCCACGcattaaatcatataattcgaTGATATTTTTGCTGTAAGATGACAATTTTCtcctccattttttattttattttataaaaaaaaccctaatgTTTTGCTGGGTTTTGTTAACTGTCTCTATCATTGAACTAATTGTATGGATGACATGGTTACTGGTTATTGCAGTTGCGTTTAAAATCATCTATTATAAAGTTTGAGAGTATTTTTAGTTGGTTTTATTGAATTAGACCTAGGGTTTAGCATCTTTCATAATTTTGGATGTTATGATTTTATGTAATTAATCACCGTGTTTTGAGTTTTTATTGCTTCTATATTGCTTTATATTGTGCTTTGACTTTGTCTACcttgtctttcctttttatttgttACTAGATTTGCATGAACCCTAATTGTTTTCTTCAAAGCGTGATTAACATGTTGTCATATGATAGCAGTGCTTTCCTTACTTTGTAAATGTTTGCAACTATTtgtttgattaataataataaattgacTTAAGTGTTGGACATTTTGACCCAATATTTCCATTTTGAAATTTAATCTAAGTTTAATATATTTGTGAATAGGAGATATTATTTATTGGTGCTTCTAGCTGCAGTTACTTGTACTGTGATGCGCTTGCACAGCAGTGGATAATTATTTGCAAGGTGATTCTAATATATTGACTGAGTTCATGGGATCGTCGTATGTTGAGATTGACTCGATCTCTATTGATCTTAATACCACTATTGACCAGTGGGATGCAGGCAAATGTGAACATTTTTCAATACGGTAAGCGTTGACGCCTCATACATATTCTTAAAAACCTACTATACTTCAGTTTGGATGAGGAGGAGGGGAGCATATTAAGTTATATAGTTTACGCCTTCCTTAGTGCACACCCCCTCTGGTCACATTTGTGAGCAAATATTCCTTTttcagattcattgaataattgatctACCCTAACTATAATAAAGTttagatacatcaattatttaatgaatctgaAAAAGTAAAAGTTGCTTATAAACGTGACCAGATGAGTATTTTTAACAGCTAAATGTTAGTGGTTAGTTTATTCGGGTGGGAGGTAATATTAGTAGAAGGGATCGAACACCGAACCTCCTAGATGTAACTCTTTTGGTGTCCCAACTCATACCATTGTGCCACACCTTTAGAGACTATTCCTAAACTAATATCTTGTAATATATCTGCAGTTGATTACACCGTCTTAATTAGAGGAGTTTCTGTTATTTTTATTGACTATAGGACACATACTGCAATTAATGTGTATGTTTACAATAATATTTGAAGTTGGAAGTTGGAAccctttcaatttttaatgcatGGGAATAAGGACTTTATCGAGAGGCATATGATTGGTGTTGCCTAAATATAGAAAGTTTTGAATATTGTAGAATTATTTTGAGAAGTGTTCGGTTTTGTAATTAATTTGGGAGGGGCTGATATCAAACTTTCTcttcagaattaaaaaaaaaaaaactctaaattatattttcttatgtGTAATCAAACTGTCTTTTGATACCCCTTCAGATTCTTTAACACCATCTTAATTATTGTTAGTGCAGTGAATATGTCTCAGAAATTCGGAAAAAAGATTGGAAACTTTGTTGGCCATTTCCAATAGATGAGTCTGACAAGCAACCGTCATTTCTACCGCTAGATGTGCCAAAACACAGATGTTGCCGTTCTCCAAACTATGAACAAGAAAATGCGGCCAAAGACATTCCTAAAGATATCCAAACAGACTTTAATCGTGTTAGTACTGGATGCAGATCTGATACCAACTGCAGTAATGCAGCTCTCAAACCTTGTATTCAGAAAGATCCAATATCTGACATTATTGTGAGAAGAGACATTGATCTTAATGCTAACCTGAATAGTGTCGATTGTTTCTTACCAATTACtattgagaaagaaaagaaagccgGAGTTGGACTCGGCAGCAGAATTGGTAACTTTCAATcagttataaattatatatgagtatcttttttgttgttttaaattttaattaggtGTTAATTTTGTTGAATTGCTTCCTCCAGACCTTGAGATTGGATTGGAGGATAATCTCAATCACCAAGTAACAAGTGCTCCATCGCCTAAAATTTATCCAGACTTTGCACAAGAAGTGAGCACAACTAAAAGAGGTAGTTTCATCTGAATAAGACATTTTAATGTCAAACAGCAGcactcttatttatttttttgtattattgAAGTGACAAGTTTGTGTATATTATAGCGAAATATTCTTAATTTCAAAATGTACAATTCAAGTAAAAGGTTCTTTTTTATTGGGACAGGTGGTGAAAGTAATGGAGTGTCTTATGTTCAGCTTGCTAAAAATCTTAGACTTAAATGCACAGGTAAGAATTCTGCTGAGATTTGTAATGGGGGAACACCTGCAGATAACCAATGCCGGAAAGATTTAGTAACAACAGCCACGGAGGCATATAATAAATATGATCACACAACTGGACCACCTATTGAATCCTTTGCTTGTAATAATAGTGTGCCTGCAGTAAGTACAGACAACATGGTTGACGATGATTTTCAGGATCATCATTCAGAAAAGTCCACTGGTTTGTCTCGTAGGAAACCTCGAAAGGTGCGTTTGATGACTGACTTGTTGCGTGAAAATGGCGAATCAAAGACTGAAAAAATTGCAGTACAAGAATCCCAATTCCGTGGCACTTCCAATACTTCTGCAGCTTCACAGGCACGCTCAAATTTCCCAGGAAAGGTGGATGTTCAAGGAGATCTGACTTTAACAAACAAGGGTCAGAGTAGGAAAAGGAAAATTCTCCCGGATGAAGTACGGAGTATGGAAAGTATGCCTTTTCATAGAGCTGGAGTTGAAGCTCAAAACTTAGAGGGGAATGCAAAAACAACTAGTACGGTTTTCAATAATAGATCCAATTCCAAAAATGTACTAGCAGGAacatgtttacaatttactGAGAAAGGCAACTGCAGTAAACCTGGACCTGAAAGAAACCAAATCATGggtaagaagaagaagaacaaaaagaaTCAAGTTGGAGACAATTATTACTTGATTCCTGAGCCACAACAAGGACAGAGAAGAGAAAATGAGGACACCGTGTATACTACAGATAAGGCATATGCATCTAAAACTGTTTCTTCTAGATTATCTCCTTCTGTGTTCACAGGGAAAGGGGTGGATGATTTTTCTTTCCACAACCTAAGAATAGAAAATGAGTTCAATCTATccaaagaaaaggggaaaatgCTGCAAACCGATGGAGAACTTAATTCTTTATCCTACCACAGAAATGACATGTTTGACAGAGATTCTTTTGCATATTCAGGGGTAAAAATCAGATCTAGTGTTGCTGCAGATGTTCCAGTTCCTTCAGACCAAGGGGTGATGAGTGGAAAAGGAAAGGAGGAGAGTTTGCATCTTTCTTTGAACAGTTATATGTCAGAACATGGTTACAGCAAAAAATGTATCCATCAAATAGAAAACCGCCTTCCCTTCTCATTACCTTTTCAAGAGAGCACCTCAAGAGTTCCTCAGTTTAATAGAAACGACAGTGAAACCAATGTTTTTGGAGCACCAAGCATTCCTTGCAGGCACACAACAAATAATGTTTATGGAAAAGGAGTTCACTGTAAAGTAAGTTGCCACAAAAATCTTCAGAGAATACttttcatgatttgttgaaTAAGTATGCCTATCAGATAAAGATGAATTAATTCCTATGACCAGTTAATGGTATCATGTAATTTTCCCCTCGTTTGTGTGAGCATTGAGCAGAGTTTAGTATTGTTAATCAATATTGCATTTCTATTTGAACATTTTTTACTTCTTTAAATAAGTTTCTAGAGTGATCATGATTTCCTTTTTGCAGGAAAATACTGGTGCTAGAAACACAGGAAAAACTGTTGAAGATGTGGAACAACtgggtattaaaaaaagatacaatGAACAAGCAGCTGAGGTGTCTGAGCAGGGAACATTAGATGGTATACCCATGGAAATTGTGGAACTCATGGCAAAGAATCAGTACGAGAGGTGTCTCCCTGACGTAGAAAATAGAGGCTCAATGTTTGAAAAATCTTCTACCAGTAGGAACACACAAATGACAGCTGGTACTGCTGTTTATGGCAAAGGGAAGATGAGCTTGTTAAAAGAAGGGCAGAAGGAGAAATCAAGGGGAAGACCTAAGAAAATTAACACGGTCACAAGAGGAGAGAATGTGAAGCCTAACAAAAGAAAGCCAAATCATTACTTTTCTCCATTCAATGGAAGTAATTTGGGAGTGAACAATCCGTATCCACCTCAACCCTCCTTTGGATTTGAAATTCCCCAgtcccaaaagttgtcaaaTGGATTCCAGTTTTCACCTATGATTTCTAACCAGCTTGGTAGTGCGCGAAATATCAAGTTTAATGGGAGTCTCGAAGAGCGCGCCCCCTCTAATGCTACTTTGCAATCCCTGGGAGGATGTAGCTTACACAAGAATATATTACAGCAGGATGATGAAGCTTCTCACATTTGGGCATCCTTGGCCCCAAATCACGCTTCCATAGGGTATAATGGATTGCAAAAGGTTGTTTCTCAGCCTAGTAGTAGCAACATAGACAGAACTTCACTCCAATCTGGTGCATCACATAAGCAGAACATGAGAAGGGATATTGATCTTAACTATACAAATATCAATGCTACAGGCCAAGAAAAGCATAATAGAAATACAGGTCCTGGAGTCTTCAGCAGGGTGAATGGAGAATACTCAGTTCCATGCAAACATAATGGAATAGAGGCTCATCAAAATTTGAGGGGCTCTTTGGATTTGTATTCTAATGAGACAATACCTGCCATGCATTTACTTAGCCTTATGGATGCAGGCATGCAGTCACGTACACCCTTCAATGTCGGTGTTAATTCTCAAATGCTCAAAAGACCCTCCTATGCTGGTGATTGCAATACCAAGTTGGAAATTGGTGCATCCAAGGCCAATGGTACCCTGAAAAGGCAGCCGTCTGATTATTACAACAGAAGTTACTTATCGGATAGACCACATGGCTGTTTCATTGGCTCTCCAACCTTCGGTGCATCTTCATCAGCCCAGCATGGTAATAAGTTTACAAAAGATGATGGTTCCAATGCTCAAAATTCAACTAagtttggaaagaaagaaaagatgaagagcTCCAACTCACTCCTGCAGAATAGATTTGTTAAGCAGTGTAGCTTGTCTTGTAACGAAACAGAAACTTCACTGCAACGCAGATTGGAAATTCATGGTACTCACACCTCTGTGCCGTTAAAGACCACATCTGGCATCTCATGTACGGTGAATAGAAACCCTGCTGAATTCACCGTTCCGGAAGCAGGGAATGTCTATATGATCAGAGGAGAGGATCTGAAATTTGAGGGGAGCATTCCCCAAAACAAGCATCTTTTCCCTATTCCTTGTGGACACAAGCAGCAGAGGAATTTGAAGGGAACTAAAATGAAAGAACACTCAAAACATTGAAATCCTCCATTATTCTGTGATCTGGTAGCTCTTTAGGATCtccttgattttattttttggctaCGAACTTTATAATTAAGCATTCCTTTGATAAACCTTATTTTTCCTGTCTTTCTCAAATATTTCAGCAGATGAGTCGTTCATGCAATGTGAGAATAGCAAATGACTTTCATCTCAGTGTAGAAGGTGATCTTTGACTTGGAACCTCACATCGATCGACTTGGGAAGACAATTATGCATCTATTATGCAATTGTTGTAACTAGTAAACTTACGTACTTCATATATTATGTTGGTGTCATAAAATTTACGGGGAGCCTACATGTAGCCCCTTAGAATTTAAGTATCAGTATGATGTCATAAAGTTTATGGGGAAAACTCAAAATAGCCCCGTATAGACTTAATATACTATGGTCACAGTTCATACAACTGCCAAAACCAATGTAAAAGATCCAGTTTGCTGCTGAGCTGTTTGATTTTTCTACAAAACCTACAAGGAAAATACTATTTGTCTGTGACCAAAAATTTCACTTGTAGTACGTGATTGGTCTCTTTGATGAagtttattaatcatttgagcTCAATTGATTTGTTCGTGATTGATCTCTTTGATGAAGCTTATTAATCACTTGAGCTCAATTAATTTGTTCGCGATTGGCCTCTTTTAACTCGTACCTTAGAAGATTTTTCATAAGATTGAATTCAATGTTGATTCTCTAATTTCGTGCAtttgatgataaaattaaagagcAAGATTGAATCTCTAATTTAGAGCAAGATTGAATCtacaatagtaaaaaaaaaacttaagaaaatCAATGCATTTCGTGCGAGAGAGCAACTGCTTCGGTTCACGGAAAATTAACATTATTCTGGTGCATGTACTTTTGCGTGTGCAAGTAATATTCCGCTGCGCTTGCGAAGGGACATTAATAGACTCTCTTGAAAAATGATTCCTTCGAATGTGTTTCTTTCCACATCTAAAGTTTGAATCCTTTAGATGCCAACAATTCTTACATTGAGCTGGTCTATATATAACTTTATTCAATTTTCCCCACCCCCGGCTAGTGAGCAATGGAATTGTAttctaaaatttcattttttttctttcaatttttagaaaaaaaatcatataattgctttattttcatcttttgttcttttttttctccttccttCAAGGCTTAATTTGACAATGGCTACGGATTTGTGAATagagactttttttttgaaaaggctaaaaagatataaataaaacaatcaaagtATAAGGAATGCTAAGATCAAAAGGTTACACATTTTACAATTACAAAAACAACGGTGTCTCCAAAGAAGAAAAGCTTAAAATCGTATTAGAGATAAAACCACTTCTAAACATCTGTAAGGTTGAGTGCTTAATTGATAGAAATCATAAGAAAAATCTTTAACTCTGAACTTGATCCACGACCAAACCAAAAGTTGTACAATGTCCAAAGGTGTTACGAGCTAAGCAATCATGGTTGCCAAACATGACAAAGTTACGGTGCTTCTAAATTGACCAAATGCATGAAAGTATTCCTTCAATTTCTTTCATTGAGAAATCAAACTTATGAATTGAACCGCatgacaaaaataattatttgacaTTACACAACTAATTCTTATCCAAGATAAAACATACATCTATACTAGAAACTAAACAATCAAACAAATGTTCAGTTGTTTCATTCAAATTACAACTACTCAGACATGAAAACGATGTTATATTTTGCACccctttttaaataaattatctttGCTGGGAAGACAATATTTATGTAGTAATCTTCAAGCAAACATAGATACCTTCAACATAACCTGTCCAAATGACTTTATATAAAGGGGAGTTTGCTATATCTTCAAAGTTAGTTATCAATTCATAAGCATCTTTAACTGAATACATACATCCGGATTAAGACCCCAAATCCTAATCCACGATTACATATATTATAAGCAGGATTCGAATTGTATATTTCGAGGGAGTCAAAGGTCATGTCATCGAAAGGTTTAAGATTTGAAATCTTTTGTTCGAATAAAAGATCAATCTATGAAACATCCAAAATTACACAATGAAATTCAAACCACacaaccataaaaaaataacatggtGTTACAACATAGgagttagtttatttttatctataaatTGTAAGATCAAACTCTATGCAAATGAGTTTATTTCTGTTCAAAACAACAAAGTCGGCTAGAAACACATTCGTCCTCACAAAATACTATCATTACTGACAACACTGAAAGATCGATTGAATATATTTTCCGTTTTCTCACATTTGtgcatttgtttttctttatttatttttcttttatgtctTACTCAAAATCCATATGTTTCTACTATTCATAACTTTTAcacttacaacttcaaaataatCTACTAAGAACTTTGTTAAGGATGATACTCGCATCCTAAATTGATCTATCAAGTCATTTGTTATGTTGAAATGTTTTCGAATCAACAAACTGTCACGTCAGGAGGGACTCTAGTTTGATATAATTTGtgggtcaaatgcatctaaaggtctttaagtttttcgttttttctaaagtggtcctttaagtttcaaaagtctcaaacaagtccttttagtttttgaatcatttcaaacaagtccttttacaggatgatggtgatgattcagatgatagcaaca
It encodes:
- the LOC25490113 gene encoding protein EMBRYONIC FLOWER 1; the encoded protein is MGSSYVEIDSISIDLNTTIDQWDAGKCEHFSIREYVSEIRKKDWKLCWPFPIDESDKQPSFLPLDVPKHRCCRSPNYEQENAAKDIPKDIQTDFNRVSTGCRSDTNCSNAALKPCIQKDPISDIIVRRDIDLNANLNSVDCFLPITIEKEKKAGVGLGSRIDLEIGLEDNLNHQVTSAPSPKIYPDFAQEVSTTKRGGESNGVSYVQLAKNLRLKCTGKNSAEICNGGTPADNQCRKDLVTTATEAYNKYDHTTGPPIESFACNNSVPAVSTDNMVDDDFQDHHSEKSTGLSRRKPRKVRLMTDLLRENGESKTEKIAVQESQFRGTSNTSAASQARSNFPGKVDVQGDLTLTNKGQSRKRKILPDEVRSMESMPFHRAGVEAQNLEGNAKTTSTVFNNRSNSKNVLAGTCLQFTEKGNCSKPGPERNQIMGKKKKNKKNQVGDNYYLIPEPQQGQRRENEDTVYTTDKAYASKTVSSRLSPSVFTGKGVDDFSFHNLRIENEFNLSKEKGKMLQTDGELNSLSYHRNDMFDRDSFAYSGVKIRSSVAADVPVPSDQGVMSGKGKEESLHLSLNSYMSEHGYSKKCIHQIENRLPFSLPFQESTSRVPQFNRNDSETNVFGAPSIPCRHTTNNVYGKGVHCKENTGARNTGKTVEDVEQLGIKKRYNEQAAEVSEQGTLDGIPMEIVELMAKNQYERCLPDVENRGSMFEKSSTSRNTQMTAGTAVYGKGKMSLLKEGQKEKSRGRPKKINTVTRGENVKPNKRKPNHYFSPFNGSNLGVNNPYPPQPSFGFEIPQSQKLSNGFQFSPMISNQLGSARNIKFNGSLEERAPSNATLQSLGGCSLHKNILQQDDEASHIWASLAPNHASIGYNGLQKVVSQPSSSNIDRTSLQSGASHKQNMRRDIDLNYTNINATGQEKHNRNTGPGVFSRVNGEYSVPCKHNGIEAHQNLRGSLDLYSNETIPAMHLLSLMDAGMQSRTPFNVGVNSQMLKRPSYAGDCNTKLEIGASKANGTLKRQPSDYYNRSYLSDRPHGCFIGSPTFGASSSAQHGNKFTKDDGSNAQNSTKFGKKEKMKSSNSLLQNRFVKQCSLSCNETETSLQRRLEIHGTHTSVPLKTTSGISCTVNRNPAEFTVPEAGNVYMIRGEDLKFEGSIPQNKHLFPIPCGHKQQRNLKGTKMKEHSKH